One region of Cinclus cinclus chromosome 1, bCinCin1.1, whole genome shotgun sequence genomic DNA includes:
- the ACKR2 gene encoding LOW QUALITY PROTEIN: atypical chemokine receptor 2 (The sequence of the model RefSeq protein was modified relative to this genomic sequence to represent the inferred CDS: inserted 2 bases in 1 codon), with the protein MHKNFSNEPLHQKHLWQRAFLLXGMRILQHPAKVPKSLVRASRRMETGEALPLPGSSWNGNLSSFSHGTTAGSHWPNTASGVTVTTPDMWLGAANSSEYPYEYLDEEDYELYGPCTKEEVLSFSRVFLPSFYTVIFLVGMAGNALLFTVLLMYIKKKKKMTELYLLNLVVSDFFLLLTLPFWALYISQWVTWDILCPFLNAMYTLNFYSGIFFVSCMSLDMYLQIVHACSPHSSMVWRNSILVLLVMWILSIALSIPDGLFTSIRQIHNKTIMCTQDYGQEHLFWKVVFRVIQNTLGFLFPFLFMTFCYSRIACVVNTSQIPGSGRALCLVLTLVGVFFVLWCPYNVVLILHSLQDVGVIRSCESSKKLDYALQITESLSFVHCCLNPLLYAFVKKRFRAYLWKIPQAIFRRGAFFSIQDSQTSPSCSRYTAQIEMLSITNAS; encoded by the exons ATGCACAAAAACTTCTCCAATGAACCACTTCATCAGAAACACCTTTGGCAGAGGGCATTTCTGCT TGGGATGAGGATTCTGCAGCATCCAG CAAAAGTTCCTAAAAGCCTTGTTCGAGCCTCTCGCAGGATGGAAACAGGAGAAGCTCTT CCA ctgcCTGGAAGTTCTTGGAATGGGAATTTAAGCAGTTTCAGTCATGGGACCACAGCAG GCAGCCACTGGCCAAACACAGCCTCTGGAGTGACAGTAACAACCCCAGACATGTGGCTGGGTGCTGCCAATTCAAGTGAATACCCATATGAATACCTGGATGAGGAGGATTATGAGCTCTATGGCCCTTGCACCAAAGAGGAGGTGCTCTCCTTCAGCAGGGTGTTCTTGCCATCATTTTACACCGTGATCTTCCTGGTTGGAATGGCTGGGAATGCCCTGCTCTTTACTGTCCTCCTCATGTacatcaagaagaaaaagaagatgacTGAGCTGTATCTGCTGAACCTGGTGGTTTCAGACTTCTTCCTGCTACTGACCCTTCCTTTCTGGGCTCTGTACATTTCTCAGTGGGTCACCTGGGACATCTTGTGCCCATTCTTAAACGCCATGTACACTCTGAACTTCTACAGTGGCATCTTCTTCGTGAGCTGCATGAGCCTGGACATGTATCTGCAGATAGTTCATGCTtgctctcctcacagctccaTGGTGTGGAGGAATTCCATCCTCGTCTTGCTGGTGATGTGGATCCTTTCCATAGCTCTCTCCATTCCTGATGGCCTCTTCACCAGCATAAGGCAAATTCACAACAAAACCATCATGTGCACCCAGGATTATGGCCAGGAACACTTATTTTGGAAAGTTGTCTTTCGGGTCATTCAAAACACCCTGGgattccttttccccttcctcttcaTGACATTCTGCTACTCCCGCATTGCGTGTGTCGTCAACACCTCACAGATACCTGGCTCCGGGAGAGCTCTCTGCTTAGTCCTTACTCTGGTGGGGGTCTTCTTTGTGCTCTGGTGTCCTTACAACGTTGTGCTCATCCTCCACTCCCTGCAAGATGTTGGTGTGATCAGGAGCTGTGAAAGCAGTAAGAAACTGGACTATGCCCTGCAGATCACAGAGAGCTTGTCCTTTGTCCACTGCTGTCTCAATCCCTTGCTCTATGCTTTTGTGAAGAAACGGTTCAGGGCATATTTGTGGAAGATCCCTCAGGCCATTTTCAGGAGAGGAGCTTTCTTTTCCATCCAGGACTCCCAGACGAGCCCATCTTGCAGCAGATACACAGCTCAGATAGAAATGTTGAGCATCACAAATGCAtcataa
- the HIGD1A gene encoding HIG1 domain family member 1A, mitochondrial, giving the protein MSPSQESVFPEYERETSQTSKLIKKVKETPLVPIGMGGFAAVVAYGLYKLKHRGDTKMSLHLIHMRVAAQGFAVGALTCGVLYSMFQDYVVKPKE; this is encoded by the exons ATGTCACCCAGCCAGGAATCCGTTTTCCCTGAGTATGAGAGAGAGACCAGCCAGACCTCAAAGCTGATAAAAAAAGTTAAGGAGACGCCGTTAGTGCCCATTG GGATGGGTGGCTTCGCTGCTGTGGTTGCCTATGGGCTGTACAAGCTGAAGCACAGAGGTGACACCAAAATGTCCCTTCACCTGATCCACATGCGTGTGGCAGCCCAGGGCTTCGCCGTGGGAGCCCTGACGTGTG GTGTGCTGTATTCCATGTTCCAGGATTATGTGGTGAAGCCCAAGGAATAG